The Brasilonema sennae CENA114 genome includes a region encoding these proteins:
- a CDS encoding hemolysin family protein — protein MSPTIEILIIVFLILANAVFVMSELAIFSVRKVRLQQLADRGDAKARVALELASSPNQFLGTVQIGITLLTIISGAYGEETIAKRVAPILNFIPLEADFKEHLAKGLAILVITFLTLILGELVPKRLALNNPEPIASVIAIPMRTLSQLTSPVVGLLSFSTEAVLRLLGTRPSKEPLVTEEEIRVLIEQGTEEGTFEEAEQDMVERVFRLGDRPVSSFMTPRPDIVWLDLEDSTEENRRKIIDGGYSRYPVSQGGLDNVLGIIPVTDLLTRCFSGENLDLTVGLRQPVYVPESTRGLKVLELFKQTVTHMALVVDEYGVIQGLVTLNDVMIEIVGDVPSVDDQEDPQIVQREDGSWLLDGMLAVDEFFELFDVEESSHENRGSYQTLGGFVMAHLGRIPSAADHFEWQGMRLEVMDMDGNRVDKILVVPQEVKSSNSQKPD, from the coding sequence ATGTCTCCAACAATCGAAATTCTAATTATTGTTTTTTTAATTCTTGCCAATGCTGTGTTCGTCATGTCAGAATTGGCGATTTTCTCAGTACGAAAGGTGCGTCTCCAACAACTTGCTGACCGGGGTGATGCTAAAGCACGCGTCGCTTTGGAACTGGCATCCTCGCCGAATCAGTTTCTAGGAACTGTTCAGATTGGGATCACACTCCTGACCATCATCTCTGGTGCCTATGGTGAAGAAACGATCGCCAAGAGAGTAGCGCCTATTCTAAATTTTATCCCTTTGGAGGCAGATTTTAAGGAACACCTAGCTAAAGGATTAGCAATTTTAGTTATTACATTTTTGACACTAATTCTTGGTGAACTGGTACCTAAGCGGCTTGCTTTAAACAACCCGGAACCAATTGCTTCCGTTATCGCTATACCGATGCGAACATTGTCTCAATTAACATCACCTGTAGTGGGACTTTTAAGTTTTTCTACTGAGGCAGTGCTGCGGTTGTTGGGTACCAGACCGTCCAAAGAGCCACTCGTGACAGAGGAAGAAATTAGAGTCTTAATCGAACAAGGTACTGAGGAGGGAACCTTTGAAGAAGCAGAACAAGATATGGTCGAGCGGGTTTTTCGCTTGGGCGATCGCCCCGTCAGTTCATTCATGACACCCCGACCGGATATTGTTTGGCTGGATTTGGAAGACTCTACCGAAGAAAACCGCCGCAAAATTATTGATGGTGGTTATTCCCGGTATCCAGTTTCTCAGGGGGGACTTGACAACGTGCTAGGTATCATCCCAGTCACCGACTTGTTAACCCGGTGTTTCAGCGGTGAAAACTTGGATTTAACAGTAGGATTGCGACAGCCCGTGTACGTGCCAGAAAGCACCCGAGGCTTGAAAGTTTTGGAGTTGTTCAAGCAAACTGTCACTCATATGGCGCTAGTTGTAGATGAATATGGTGTGATTCAAGGATTAGTCACTCTTAATGACGTCATGATAGAAATTGTCGGTGATGTTCCTTCTGTTGATGACCAGGAAGACCCTCAAATTGTACAACGAGAGGACGGTTCCTGGTTGTTGGATGGTATGTTGGCTGTAGATGAGTTTTTTGAACTATTCGATGTTGAGGAGTCGTCACACGAAAACCGAGGAAGTTATCAAACATTAGGTGGTTTTGTCATGGCGCATCTAGGTCGGATACCCTCAGCTGCAGATCATTTTGAATGGCAAGGTATGCGGTTGGAAGTTATGGATATGG
- the mfd gene encoding transcription-repair coupling factor: MAFSSIVRALGRSALTTELLSKLNRQQELLLSGIPRLPKGLVASALAQTQSKNLFVVCATLEEAGRWTTQLEAMGWQTVHFYPTSEASPYEPFDPETEMTWGQMQVLADLIQLTRGTDHGVGEAKSSSSPLPKMAVVATVAALQPHLPPAEAFKPFCFTLKRGMEFDLKTFSEEITKLGYERVPLVETEGQWSRRGDIVDVFPVSSELPVRLDWFGDEIEQIREFDPVTQRSAALDKINQLILTPTSFAPILMTALKDSAEFQVLSAQLSDDSEVDIQDSTLVEGSRRFLGLAFDKPASLLDYLPENTLITIDEPEQCHAHSDRWVENAEEQWELLVSKENEEISTSLPRIHRSFDECLADTAKFPKLNLSELVEENSGINLASRRVPVMPHQFAKIAETLRQERDRNFSVWLMSAQPSRSVSLLQEHDCPAQFIPNPRDYHAIDKQQINRTPVALKYSGLAELEGFILPTFRVVVITDREFYGQHSLATPSYIRKRRKAASKQVDPNKLRQGDFVVHKNHGVGKFIRLESLTLNNETREYLVVQYADGLLRVAADQVGVLSRLRTTNDKPPELNKMTGKAWENTKNRVRKAIKKLAVDLLKLYASRSQQKGVTYPHDTPWQQEMEDSFPYQATMDQLKATQDVKRDMESDRPMDRLVCGDVGFGKTEVAIRAIFKAVTSGGKQVALLAPTTILTQQHYHTLKERFAPYPINVGLLNRFRTAEERRDILKRLATGELDIVVGTHQLLGKGVAFRDLGLLVVDEEQRFGVNQKERIKSLKTQVDVLTLSATPIPRTLYMSLSGIREMSLIATPPPSRRPIQTHLSPMNPDSIRTAIRQELDRGGQVFYVVPRVEGIEEIGTQLREMIPSARVAIGHGQMDESQLESTMLTFSNGEADILVCTTIIESGLDIPRVNTILIEDAHRFGLAQLYQLRGRVGRAGIQAHAWLFYPKQRTLSDAARQRLRAIQEFTQLGSGYQLAMRDMEIRGVGNLLGAEQSGQMEAIGFDLYMEMLEEAIREIRGQEIPKVDDTQIDLNLTAFMPADYITDLDQKMSAYRAVAAAKSKEELSQIAAEWNDRYGAIPKPATQLLRVMELKQLAKKLGFSRIKPENKQHIVLETQMEEPGWKNLAQNLSETLRSRFVYSPGKVTVRGLGVMKADQQLQTLIDALGKMQGAVVEEAVV, translated from the coding sequence ATGGCATTTTCTTCCATTGTGCGTGCTTTGGGGCGTTCTGCGCTCACCACTGAACTCCTCTCTAAACTTAATCGGCAACAAGAGTTGCTCTTAAGTGGCATTCCTCGCTTGCCCAAGGGTTTGGTCGCTTCAGCGTTGGCTCAAACCCAGAGCAAGAATTTGTTCGTGGTCTGTGCGACTCTGGAAGAAGCCGGACGCTGGACAACACAACTAGAAGCAATGGGGTGGCAAACTGTACATTTCTACCCAACTTCAGAAGCGTCTCCATACGAACCATTTGACCCCGAAACTGAGATGACTTGGGGACAGATGCAAGTCCTAGCGGATTTGATACAACTTACCAGAGGAACAGATCACGGAGTTGGGGAAGCAAAATCTTCCTCATCCCCCTTACCCAAAATGGCGGTTGTCGCTACTGTCGCCGCGCTACAACCTCATCTACCACCAGCAGAAGCTTTTAAACCTTTCTGCTTTACCCTGAAGCGTGGTATGGAATTTGACTTAAAAACCTTCAGTGAAGAAATCACGAAACTGGGGTATGAAAGAGTTCCTTTGGTGGAAACAGAAGGGCAGTGGAGTCGGCGCGGCGATATTGTTGATGTGTTTCCTGTGTCCTCAGAGTTACCCGTACGGCTAGATTGGTTTGGCGACGAAATTGAGCAGATACGGGAATTTGACCCAGTAACCCAACGTTCTGCCGCCCTTGACAAAATAAACCAATTGATCCTAACTCCCACAAGTTTTGCCCCCATTCTGATGACAGCACTCAAAGATAGCGCTGAGTTTCAAGTACTGAGTGCCCAATTAAGTGATGACTCAGAAGTTGATATTCAGGACTCTACACTTGTGGAGGGTAGCCGTCGCTTTTTAGGCTTAGCTTTTGACAAACCTGCTTCCCTGTTAGATTATTTACCTGAAAATACGTTAATTACTATTGATGAACCAGAACAGTGTCACGCCCATAGCGATCGCTGGGTAGAAAATGCAGAAGAACAATGGGAACTGCTTGTCAGCAAGGAAAATGAGGAGATTTCCACTTCATTACCAAGAATCCATCGCTCTTTTGACGAATGTTTGGCTGATACAGCAAAATTTCCCAAATTAAATTTATCAGAATTGGTTGAGGAAAACAGTGGGATTAATCTTGCCAGTCGCAGGGTGCCAGTTATGCCGCACCAATTCGCTAAAATTGCAGAAACACTGCGACAAGAACGCGATCGCAACTTCTCGGTTTGGCTAATGTCTGCCCAACCCTCGCGTTCTGTGTCCCTGTTGCAAGAACACGACTGTCCCGCCCAGTTTATTCCTAACCCCCGCGACTACCACGCAATTGACAAGCAACAAATTAATCGCACACCAGTCGCCCTGAAATATTCCGGTCTTGCTGAACTCGAAGGTTTTATTTTACCTACCTTCCGGGTGGTCGTTATTACTGACCGTGAATTTTACGGTCAGCACTCCCTGGCGACTCCCAGCTACATCCGTAAGCGGAGAAAAGCTGCTTCTAAACAAGTTGATCCCAATAAGCTGCGTCAGGGAGATTTTGTCGTTCATAAGAACCACGGCGTAGGTAAATTCATCAGGCTAGAAAGTCTCACACTGAACAACGAAACCCGTGAGTATTTGGTGGTGCAGTATGCAGACGGCTTATTGCGTGTCGCCGCAGACCAAGTTGGTGTTTTGTCGCGCTTGCGTACGACAAACGATAAACCACCAGAACTCAACAAAATGACGGGTAAGGCTTGGGAAAATACAAAGAATAGAGTCCGCAAAGCGATCAAGAAATTGGCAGTGGACTTACTCAAGCTGTATGCATCGCGATCGCAACAAAAAGGCGTTACTTATCCACACGATACACCTTGGCAGCAGGAGATGGAAGACTCGTTCCCCTACCAAGCCACAATGGATCAGCTTAAAGCGACTCAGGATGTTAAACGCGATATGGAAAGCGATCGCCCAATGGATCGCCTAGTTTGTGGGGATGTTGGTTTTGGAAAAACAGAAGTCGCCATTCGCGCTATTTTCAAAGCTGTCACCTCTGGCGGAAAACAAGTAGCGCTACTTGCACCCACCACCATCTTGACTCAGCAACATTACCACACCTTAAAAGAACGCTTTGCGCCCTACCCGATTAACGTCGGGTTACTCAACCGCTTCCGGACTGCTGAAGAACGCCGCGATATTTTGAAACGACTGGCGACAGGAGAGTTAGATATCGTTGTCGGGACACACCAACTTTTAGGTAAAGGTGTAGCCTTTCGTGACTTAGGACTTTTGGTAGTTGACGAAGAACAGCGGTTTGGCGTGAACCAAAAAGAAAGAATCAAAAGCTTGAAAACTCAGGTAGATGTGCTGACTCTTTCTGCAACTCCGATTCCCCGTACCTTATATATGTCCTTATCAGGAATTCGAGAAATGAGTTTGATTGCGACACCACCCCCATCCAGACGACCAATTCAAACTCATTTGTCACCCATGAATCCAGATAGCATACGCACTGCAATTCGTCAAGAACTCGACCGAGGGGGACAGGTGTTTTACGTCGTTCCGCGAGTTGAGGGAATTGAGGAAATAGGAACACAGTTGCGGGAGATGATACCGAGTGCGAGAGTTGCGATCGGCCACGGTCAAATGGATGAAAGCCAATTAGAATCAACGATGCTAACTTTCAGCAATGGTGAAGCGGACATCCTTGTTTGTACCACAATTATTGAATCTGGTTTGGATATTCCGCGAGTCAACACTATTTTAATTGAAGATGCTCACCGCTTCGGATTAGCTCAACTGTACCAGTTACGGGGTCGTGTTGGTCGTGCGGGAATTCAAGCCCATGCATGGTTATTTTATCCCAAACAGCGGACGTTATCCGACGCCGCACGTCAGCGGTTACGAGCAATCCAGGAATTTACGCAACTGGGTTCTGGGTATCAGCTAGCAATGCGGGATATGGAAATCCGGGGTGTGGGTAATTTGCTTGGTGCAGAACAGTCAGGACAAATGGAAGCGATCGGTTTTGATTTATATATGGAAATGCTAGAAGAAGCTATCCGTGAAATCAGAGGGCAAGAAATTCCTAAAGTTGATGATACCCAAATTGATCTCAACCTGACAGCGTTTATGCCAGCCGATTACATCACCGATTTGGATCAAAAGATGAGTGCTTACCGTGCGGTTGCAGCTGCAAAATCTAAAGAAGAATTATCGCAGATTGCTGCTGAGTGGAATGACCGATATGGTGCAATTCCTAAACCAGCGACTCAACTGTTACGGGTAATGGAACTCAAACAGCTGGCGAAGAAACTAGGATTTAGCCGCATTAAACCAGAAAACAAACAGCACATCGTTTTAGAAACGCAAATGGAAGAACCTGGTTGGAAGAACTTGGCTCAAAATTTGTCGGAAACCCTCAGATCACGCTTTGTTTACTCTCCTGGTAAAGTGACAGTGCGGGGTTTAGGAGTGATGAAAGCAGATCAACAATTGCAAACGTTGATTGATGCTTTGGGTAAGATGCAGGGTGCTGTTGTGGAGGAGGCGGTTGTTTAA